A portion of the Armatimonadota bacterium genome contains these proteins:
- a CDS encoding ROK family protein, which yields MGVGVGMAVLGIDIGGTKTIAALADDAARILARRRIATHREDGPRAVLSSIESALRDLMRETGTPSVSAIGVGCGGPLDRKRGVILTAPNLPGWDDFPLGGYFEDAFQAPVMLDNDVTLAALGEAREGAGVGVDHFAYFNVGTGIGGGIVIEGEVYRGCGNAGEFGHQVILPDGPSCLCGRRGCLESLASGTSIARRARERLEGGVRSLIADLAGSVGAVTAEHVWQAAREGDSLALKILAETGEYLGLGAANVVNILNPRRIILGGGVVTGSGDLLLDQVRKTVRERAMSQLADDVEVVPAALGDQAGVTGAVRLAAEGSERFSR from the coding sequence TTGGGAGTGGGAGTGGGGATGGCGGTTCTCGGGATAGATATCGGCGGGACCAAGACCATCGCCGCGCTTGCGGATGACGCCGCGCGCATCCTCGCCCGGCGGAGGATCGCGACTCATCGGGAGGACGGCCCGCGCGCCGTCCTGTCCTCCATCGAATCCGCCCTCCGCGACCTGATGCGCGAGACCGGGACGCCGTCCGTGAGCGCGATCGGCGTCGGGTGCGGGGGGCCGCTCGACCGGAAGCGGGGCGTCATCCTGACGGCCCCGAACCTGCCGGGCTGGGACGACTTCCCGCTAGGCGGGTACTTCGAGGACGCTTTTCAGGCGCCGGTCATGCTGGACAACGACGTCACGCTGGCGGCGCTGGGTGAGGCTCGCGAAGGGGCAGGGGTCGGGGTGGACCATTTCGCCTATTTCAACGTGGGGACGGGCATCGGCGGCGGGATCGTCATCGAGGGCGAGGTCTACCGAGGCTGCGGGAACGCCGGCGAGTTCGGCCACCAGGTCATACTCCCGGACGGCCCCTCGTGTCTCTGCGGGAGGCGCGGGTGCCTCGAGTCGCTCGCGTCGGGCACGTCCATCGCCCGCCGGGCGCGCGAGCGCCTCGAAGGAGGGGTCCGGAGCTTGATCGCGGACCTCGCCGGGAGCGTCGGAGCGGTCACCGCCGAGCACGTGTGGCAGGCGGCGCGTGAGGGGGACTCGCTTGCCCTGAAGATATTGGCCGAGACCGGCGAGTACCTCGGCCTGGGCGCGGCGAACGTGGTGAACATACTCAACCCGCGCAGGATCATCCTCGGCGGGGGAGTCGTCACCGGGTCGGGCGATCTCCTGCTCGACCAGGTCAGGAAGACGGTGCGCGAACGGGCGATGAGTCAACTCGCGGACGATGTGGAGGTCGTCCCGGCCGCGCTGGGGGATCAGGCCGGGGTGACGGGGGCCGTCCGTCTTGCGGCAGAAGGTTCAGAGAGGTTCTCACGATGA
- a CDS encoding DUF58 domain-containing protein produces the protein MTHTKLLTILMASLFLLAVSLALRMRQLYVMSAALAAIPFISYLLGRYALRSLSCSRQAPEYASEGELLRLSLRIRGHSRLLGPIRVEDTLSEWLAPAEGGAPGSSGDTLEVGVVGAAAAVRASADGVAFSYGVVPTKRGEHLIGPVRVRATDPLGLFDFGAGYPLQSRILAFPTPVRLDEIRSAAGGEYGDYQFEGSGASGSGIDFHGVREYQPGDELRRVYWKSTARHGRLNVIEFEHSLAQDTVIAVELKKGTELGRGRYSSLEHGVRLAAGIAQDAVTGGSAVRLIGAGIEGPAAAAGKGQDQYYAVLQALALVEADREEALSDVLMRHADVISQNSVILCVTPEIDDRLAECAGGFRARHVRMTVLLVYMMPDRPRGLDGRVAELAAAGASVIVVACSPESPDAKVTYRYAA, from the coding sequence ATGACGCACACGAAGCTGCTCACAATCCTGATGGCGTCGCTGTTCCTGCTGGCGGTGTCCCTCGCGCTGAGGATGCGCCAGTTGTACGTGATGTCGGCCGCGCTCGCCGCGATCCCGTTCATCTCCTATCTGCTCGGGCGGTACGCGCTCCGAAGCCTGAGCTGTTCTAGACAGGCGCCGGAATATGCGTCCGAGGGCGAACTGCTGCGCCTGTCGCTCCGAATCCGCGGGCATTCGCGGCTGCTGGGCCCGATACGCGTCGAGGACACCCTCTCGGAGTGGCTGGCTCCCGCCGAGGGCGGCGCGCCCGGCTCTTCGGGTGACACGCTCGAAGTAGGAGTCGTCGGAGCGGCGGCGGCCGTCCGGGCGAGCGCCGACGGCGTCGCGTTCTCGTACGGCGTCGTGCCGACCAAACGCGGAGAGCACCTGATAGGCCCTGTTCGGGTGCGGGCCACTGACCCGCTCGGCCTTTTCGACTTCGGCGCCGGGTACCCGCTCCAGTCGCGGATCCTGGCGTTCCCGACTCCGGTGCGCCTCGACGAGATTCGGTCCGCGGCCGGCGGGGAGTACGGCGACTACCAGTTCGAAGGCTCAGGGGCGAGCGGCAGCGGCATTGACTTCCACGGAGTGCGGGAGTACCAGCCGGGTGATGAACTCCGGCGGGTCTACTGGAAGTCCACCGCCAGGCACGGTCGGCTGAACGTGATCGAGTTCGAGCACAGCCTCGCGCAGGATACGGTGATCGCCGTCGAGCTGAAGAAGGGCACAGAGCTGGGGCGCGGGCGGTATTCCTCCCTGGAGCACGGGGTCCGGCTGGCGGCCGGCATCGCCCAGGACGCCGTGACAGGCGGAAGCGCCGTCCGGCTGATCGGCGCGGGCATCGAAGGCCCCGCCGCCGCGGCCGGGAAGGGCCAGGACCAGTACTACGCCGTACTGCAGGCGCTCGCGCTGGTCGAGGCAGACCGGGAAGAGGCCCTCTCGGACGTTCTCATGCGGCACGCGGACGTCATATCGCAGAACTCGGTGATTCTGTGCGTCACTCCGGAGATAGACGACCGCCTTGCGGAGTGCGCCGGCGGCTTCAGGGCGCGGCACGTGCGAATGACGGTGTTGTTGGTCTACATGATGCCGGACCGGCCGCGCGGACTGGACGGCCGGGTGGCGGAGCTGGCCGCGGCGGGGGCATCGGTGATTGTGGTGGCCTGTTCGCCGGAGAGTCCCGACGCGAAGGTAACTTACAGATATGCAGCATAG
- a CDS encoding transglutaminase domain-containing protein produces the protein MQHSELPESTTYARVSLYAAGLGAASTGVLVMGRAVGDAAFTLLAMVSLLLGFAASLAVRLGRLRRAFAEAALLLLLTAGTVLIFADPSFRYIVLPIQTLTSPDLVLAAMLVWLMIVYSFNLRSDRAVLFICVPPLSLIGLMSTFDPSGQPLVYFIMYLCFGCFILVQQNALSHAAPDEQRRVKGNLKLAVGITVQALIVGAVLGWALQTTLERAAGPSLIARNARTTQEPFADSDFMEVATGPSVLGEREVMMVMCREGLLWRSQVYDRYTGRGWMSTLRPGDQPELSYSPGGGRTGTGSPRFPSYPSSFTVPLDPESRARAKVRRVDQMFRITGGRISSVYAAAEPEVVAFRGPQMLLSSNGRVSLRLPYGVGGVYAVSSLVSSATPRDLRQASTLYPADIEEMYLQVPDSCMQLQAAVDELVKALPTSYDKVMAVQNYLESNYTYDLTAPAAPFDEDAVVHFLLKSRRGYCDIFASSMAVMCRMAGVPCRVAVGYAQGKREDDRPIYHVLQKDKHAWVEAFFPGHGWVSFDPAPQERGLSIADRVRGAWKQIVAGIGSRGNSFWLFAALFALVGYLMKVELLDRLLRRRGARASASAVGRAGENFRRMCDAFARLGHPRHPSTTPIEYLRGIEAVLRPNCSDLLPAAEAVTSDFVEARYAGRTLTRQRVADTSALLRDLLRGARQASRRKMLNDRGETIAC, from the coding sequence ATGCAGCATAGCGAACTGCCGGAATCCACAACATACGCGAGGGTCTCGCTCTATGCGGCCGGCCTGGGCGCGGCATCCACGGGGGTGCTGGTCATGGGGCGCGCGGTCGGCGACGCGGCGTTCACTCTTCTCGCGATGGTCAGCCTTCTATTGGGCTTTGCGGCAAGCCTTGCGGTTCGGCTCGGCAGGCTGCGCCGCGCGTTCGCCGAGGCCGCTCTTCTCCTGCTGCTGACGGCCGGCACGGTTCTCATCTTCGCCGACCCCTCATTCAGGTACATCGTCCTGCCGATCCAGACCCTCACGTCGCCGGACCTCGTGCTCGCGGCGATGCTGGTATGGCTGATGATCGTGTACAGCTTCAACCTGCGGTCCGACAGGGCGGTGCTGTTCATATGCGTTCCGCCTCTCAGCCTGATCGGCCTGATGTCCACGTTCGATCCGAGCGGCCAGCCGCTCGTGTACTTCATCATGTACCTGTGTTTCGGGTGCTTCATTCTCGTCCAGCAGAACGCCCTGAGCCACGCCGCCCCGGACGAACAGCGGCGCGTGAAGGGCAACCTGAAACTGGCGGTCGGCATCACCGTACAGGCGCTGATCGTCGGCGCGGTGCTGGGATGGGCGCTTCAGACGACGCTGGAGCGGGCCGCCGGCCCGTCGCTCATCGCCCGGAACGCGCGCACCACCCAGGAGCCCTTCGCGGACAGCGATTTCATGGAGGTGGCGACCGGCCCCTCGGTCCTGGGCGAGCGAGAGGTCATGATGGTGATGTGCAGGGAGGGCCTGCTTTGGCGGTCGCAGGTCTACGACCGGTACACCGGCCGCGGATGGATGAGCACTCTCCGGCCCGGCGACCAGCCCGAGCTGTCCTACTCGCCCGGAGGCGGGCGCACCGGGACGGGGTCGCCTCGCTTCCCGTCTTACCCTTCGTCCTTCACAGTGCCGTTGGACCCGGAATCGCGGGCGCGGGCGAAGGTTCGGCGCGTCGATCAGATGTTCCGCATAACCGGCGGCCGGATCTCCAGCGTCTACGCGGCGGCGGAGCCGGAAGTGGTGGCGTTTCGCGGGCCGCAGATGCTCCTGAGTTCGAACGGGCGGGTGAGCCTTCGACTCCCGTACGGCGTGGGGGGCGTCTACGCCGTAAGCTCGCTGGTGAGTTCCGCGACTCCACGCGACCTGAGGCAGGCCTCGACGCTCTACCCCGCGGATATCGAGGAGATGTACCTGCAGGTCCCCGACTCCTGCATGCAGCTGCAGGCCGCCGTGGACGAGTTGGTCAAGGCGCTTCCGACGTCCTATGACAAGGTCATGGCGGTGCAGAACTACCTGGAGTCGAACTACACGTATGACCTCACCGCGCCGGCCGCGCCGTTCGACGAGGACGCCGTCGTGCACTTCCTGCTCAAGTCGCGCCGGGGCTACTGCGACATCTTCGCAAGTTCGATGGCGGTGATGTGCCGCATGGCCGGGGTGCCCTGCCGTGTCGCCGTAGGATATGCGCAGGGCAAGAGGGAAGACGACAGGCCCATCTACCACGTACTGCAGAAGGACAAGCACGCCTGGGTGGAGGCATTCTTCCCCGGCCACGGGTGGGTCTCGTTCGACCCCGCGCCGCAGGAGCGCGGCCTGAGCATCGCCGACCGCGTGAGAGGCGCGTGGAAGCAGATCGTCGCCGGAATCGGGTCCAGGGGCAACTCTTTCTGGTTGTTTGCAGCGCTGTTTGCCCTGGTCGGATACCTCATGAAAGTCGAGCTGCTAGACAGGCTTCTGCGCCGGAGAGGCGCGAGGGCATCGGCGTCAGCCGTCGGCCGCGCCGGGGAGAACTTCCGGCGAATGTGCGACGCGTTCGCGCGGCTCGGGCATCCCAGGCACCCTTCGACGACTCCGATCGAGTACCTGCGCGGAATCGAGGCGGTCCTGCGGCCGAACTGCTCCGATCTCCTTCCCGCGGCGGAGGCGGTCACGTCTGATTTCGTCGAGGCCCGGTACGCCGGCCGGACTCTGACCCGGCAGCGGGTAGCCGACACCTCCGCGCTGCTCCGCGACCTGCTTCGCGGCGCTCGCCAGGCTTCCAGGCGCAAGATGCTCAACGATCGAGGAGAGACGATTGCCTGCTAA
- the xylB gene encoding xylulokinase — protein MAYLLGIDIGTSGTKTLLIEESGKAVASATDTYPLSTPKPLWAEQEPEYWWQATVSTVRTVLRESGVSPAEIKGIGLSGQMHGAVFLDERRQVIRPSILWCDQRTGAECDWITQTIGKDKVVELTSNPVLTGFTAPKIVWLRNNEPEAYSRVRRVLLPKDYIRFRLTGEFATEVSDASGTSLFNVTNRRWADEMLDGAGIPRDWMPTAYESPEISGRITEETASLTGLKAGTPVVGGGGDQASGAVGNGIVENGIVSSTVGTSGVVFAFADKPVVDPGLRVHTFCHAVPGKWHVMGVMLSAGGSLRWYRDTFAQAEIEQARAAGSEVYDILSAQAAEIEPGCEGLVFLPYLTGERTPYPDPNARGTFFGITLRHDKRHFVRAVYEGVAYGLRDSFEIFKEMGVPISQVRASGGGARSAVWRQIQADVTGNEHVLINVDEGPAFGVALLAGVGTGVYPSVEAACRNTIEVSSSTKPDASVGAVYDRYYSVYRRLYPALKDQFNAVSEIVAL, from the coding sequence ATGGCGTATCTGCTCGGCATAGACATCGGCACCAGCGGCACGAAGACCCTCCTCATCGAGGAATCCGGCAAGGCGGTCGCCTCCGCGACTGACACATATCCCCTGAGCACGCCGAAGCCGCTCTGGGCGGAGCAGGAGCCGGAGTACTGGTGGCAGGCGACGGTGTCCACGGTCCGAACCGTCCTGCGCGAGTCCGGCGTCTCACCTGCTGAGATCAAGGGCATCGGCCTCTCGGGTCAGATGCACGGGGCGGTCTTCCTCGACGAGCGGCGCCAGGTCATCCGTCCGAGCATCCTCTGGTGCGACCAGCGGACCGGCGCTGAGTGCGACTGGATCACACAGACCATCGGGAAGGACAAGGTCGTCGAACTGACGAGCAATCCCGTCCTGACCGGCTTCACCGCGCCGAAGATCGTCTGGCTGAGGAACAACGAGCCGGAAGCCTATTCCAGGGTGCGCAGAGTGCTCCTGCCGAAGGACTACATCCGCTTCCGGCTGACCGGCGAGTTCGCCACCGAGGTGTCGGACGCTTCCGGGACATCGCTTTTCAACGTCACGAACCGCCGGTGGGCGGATGAGATGCTCGACGGCGCGGGGATACCTCGCGACTGGATGCCGACGGCGTATGAGTCGCCGGAGATCAGCGGCCGGATCACCGAGGAGACCGCGTCGCTCACCGGCTTGAAGGCCGGTACTCCGGTTGTAGGCGGCGGAGGGGATCAGGCCTCAGGCGCGGTCGGGAACGGCATCGTCGAGAACGGCATCGTCTCCTCGACGGTCGGCACGTCCGGGGTGGTGTTCGCGTTCGCCGACAAGCCCGTCGTGGACCCGGGCCTGAGGGTGCACACGTTCTGCCACGCGGTCCCCGGCAAGTGGCACGTCATGGGAGTGATGCTCTCCGCCGGCGGGTCGCTCAGGTGGTACCGCGACACGTTCGCTCAGGCCGAGATCGAGCAGGCGCGCGCCGCCGGGTCGGAGGTCTACGACATCCTCTCCGCGCAGGCCGCCGAGATCGAGCCGGGATGCGAGGGGCTTGTCTTCCTCCCGTATCTGACGGGCGAGCGGACTCCTTACCCCGATCCGAACGCGCGGGGGACGTTCTTCGGGATCACGCTCAGGCACGACAAACGGCACTTCGTCCGCGCGGTGTACGAGGGCGTGGCATACGGCCTGCGCGACTCGTTCGAGATATTCAAGGAGATGGGCGTGCCGATCTCGCAGGTCCGCGCGTCCGGCGGGGGCGCTCGAAGCGCGGTCTGGAGGCAGATACAGGCTGACGTCACGGGCAACGAGCACGTGCTGATCAATGTGGACGAGGGCCCGGCGTTCGGTGTGGCGCTCCTCGCGGGAGTCGGCACCGGGGTCTACCCGAGCGTGGAGGCGGCCTGCCGGAACACGATCGAGGTCTCGTCGTCCACGAAGCCCGATGCGTCGGTCGGGGCGGTCTACGATCGGTACTACTCGGTCTACCGCAGGCTCTACCCGGCGCTGAAGGACCAGTTCAATGCGGTCTCGGAGATAGTGGCCCTGTAG
- the ald gene encoding alanine dehydrogenase — MIVGTPREIKDNEYRVGLVPAGVELLAKAGHTVLIERSAGVGTGISDEEYRHAGAEIVGGAEEVYSRSDMIVKVKEPLPPEYPLIRRGQMVFTFFHFAASEQLTRAMIEAGGICVAYETIQLADGSLPLLTPMSEVAGRMAVQEGAEYLERPMRGRGILLAGVPGVSPANVLILGGGVVGANAAKIAAGMGANVTIMDVNLERLRYLDDVMPKNVTTLFSDSYSICDRIREADLLIGAVLLKGARAPVLVTQEMLKLMKPGAVIVDVAVDQGGCIETIRPTTHSEPTYIVEGVVHYAVANMPGAVPVTSTYALTNETLPYVLRLANEGFPGAFRADPALREGLNVVGGKVILRELTDQFGLPATCAEEVLA, encoded by the coding sequence ATGATAGTCGGGACGCCGAGAGAGATAAAGGACAACGAGTACCGGGTAGGGCTGGTCCCGGCGGGAGTCGAACTGCTCGCGAAGGCGGGGCACACCGTTCTGATCGAGAGGTCGGCGGGAGTCGGCACGGGAATCTCCGACGAGGAATACCGACACGCCGGCGCGGAGATCGTCGGGGGCGCGGAAGAGGTCTACTCGCGCTCAGATATGATCGTCAAGGTGAAGGAGCCGCTTCCCCCGGAGTACCCGCTCATCAGGCGCGGGCAGATGGTGTTCACCTTCTTCCACTTCGCCGCGAGCGAGCAACTGACCCGAGCGATGATCGAGGCCGGGGGCATCTGCGTCGCCTACGAGACGATCCAACTGGCCGACGGGTCTCTGCCGCTTCTGACCCCGATGAGCGAGGTCGCGGGGCGGATGGCCGTTCAGGAGGGCGCGGAGTACCTGGAGCGGCCGATGCGGGGCAGGGGAATCCTGCTGGCGGGAGTCCCGGGCGTTTCCCCGGCGAACGTGCTGATACTCGGAGGGGGAGTCGTCGGGGCGAACGCCGCCAAGATCGCCGCCGGGATGGGCGCGAACGTCACCATCATGGACGTGAACCTGGAACGCCTGCGGTATCTGGACGACGTGATGCCGAAGAACGTGACGACGCTGTTCTCCGACAGCTACTCGATCTGCGACAGGATCCGTGAGGCCGACCTGCTGATCGGGGCCGTCCTTCTGAAAGGCGCTCGCGCGCCCGTGCTGGTTACCCAGGAGATGCTGAAGCTGATGAAGCCGGGCGCGGTCATCGTTGACGTTGCGGTGGATCAGGGCGGCTGCATCGAGACGATCCGCCCGACGACTCACAGCGAGCCGACGTACATCGTGGAGGGCGTGGTGCACTACGCGGTTGCGAACATGCCGGGGGCGGTGCCGGTGACCTCCACCTACGCGCTGACGAACGAGACCCTGCCGTACGTCCTCCGGCTGGCGAACGAAGGCTTCCCGGGGGCTTTCAGAGCCGATCCCGCCCTTCGGGAAGGCCTGAATGTGGTCGGCGGCAAGGTCATCCTCAGGGAGCTAACGGACCAGTTCGGGCTTCCGGCGACCTGCGCGGAGGAGGTCCTGGCGTAA
- a CDS encoding PD-(D/E)XK nuclease family protein, which translates to MTAGNKELSWSLTKARTFEECPRRYYYHYYLSRAGNVFDAPDEARLALEMKGIQSLDMWAGEVVHSTIQWTLEAIRGGGTPSAEEARAEAKRRLSRGWRGSAGKLWKTEPKGGHANLFEHYYGMAVGDKAVERVKDKTYVSVRSFMESDILREIAGAPADRWLPIEKYASFRMDGLLVYVKFDFALRDGAQLTVYDWKTGKPTAQELLQLTVYAMYASDKWGVPIENTKVCAVHLHPELDPREHLIGVPEMDEVREHLKQSFKGMVSHLRNPSRDIAAMDDFPMTGNLARCPRCNFKGICPQSKIAEGRLDDEDVPIPDDWEL; encoded by the coding sequence ATGACAGCCGGCAACAAAGAACTGAGTTGGTCGCTCACGAAGGCGCGGACGTTCGAGGAGTGTCCCCGGCGCTACTACTACCACTACTACCTCTCTCGCGCGGGCAACGTATTCGATGCGCCCGATGAGGCCCGACTCGCATTGGAAATGAAGGGCATCCAGTCGCTCGACATGTGGGCCGGCGAAGTGGTCCACTCGACCATTCAGTGGACTCTCGAGGCGATCAGGGGCGGAGGGACGCCCTCCGCCGAGGAAGCCCGCGCCGAAGCGAAACGGAGGCTGAGCAGAGGCTGGCGCGGTTCGGCCGGCAAGCTCTGGAAGACCGAGCCGAAAGGCGGCCACGCCAACCTCTTCGAGCACTACTACGGCATGGCCGTCGGTGACAAGGCCGTCGAGCGGGTGAAGGACAAGACTTACGTCAGCGTCCGCAGCTTCATGGAGTCGGACATCCTGCGCGAGATCGCCGGCGCCCCGGCCGACCGTTGGCTTCCCATCGAGAAGTACGCCTCGTTCCGGATGGACGGCCTGCTCGTCTACGTGAAGTTCGATTTCGCGCTCCGCGACGGGGCTCAGCTTACCGTCTACGACTGGAAGACCGGCAAGCCGACGGCCCAGGAACTCCTCCAGCTGACCGTCTACGCGATGTATGCTTCCGACAAGTGGGGCGTGCCGATCGAGAACACGAAGGTCTGCGCGGTGCATCTTCATCCGGAACTGGACCCCCGGGAGCATCTGATCGGCGTCCCGGAGATGGACGAGGTGCGCGAGCACCTCAAGCAGAGCTTCAAGGGCATGGTGAGCCATCTCCGCAACCCCTCGCGCGACATCGCCGCGATGGACGACTTCCCGATGACCGGCAACCTCGCGCGCTGCCCGAGGTGCAACTTCAAGGGGATCTGCCCGCAGTCGAAAATCGCCGAGGGCCGGCTCGACGACGAAGACGTCCCGATCCCGGACGACTGGGAGCTGTAG
- a CDS encoding MoxR family ATPase has protein sequence MTSVLNKEIEQKANLVLDEIENVIIGKRDMVRLVLASVLCNGHILIEDVPGVGKTTLAKALARALGCSFKRIQFTPDLLPADITGTSIFNQKTSEFEFRPGPVFAQFVLADEINRATPKTQSSLLECMEERQVTVDGTTHPLPSPFFVIATENNIEYQGTYPLPEGQLDRFMVRLSVGYPDTAQESLILDKHVPGQPLSNMRQVLSAEEVLTLQSAVKDVFLETSLRDYIVAVVAATRNHPSIALGASPRGSINLSQLSRSLALISGREYVLPDDVKTLSGPVLAHRIILKPEARMRKIVPEDVVAEILSTVPVPVA, from the coding sequence ATGACAAGTGTTCTCAACAAGGAAATCGAACAGAAGGCGAATCTGGTCCTGGACGAGATCGAGAATGTCATCATCGGCAAGCGCGACATGGTGCGGCTGGTGCTGGCGAGTGTCCTCTGCAACGGGCACATACTGATCGAGGACGTTCCGGGCGTCGGGAAGACCACCCTCGCCAAGGCGCTGGCGCGGGCGCTGGGATGCTCGTTCAAGCGCATCCAGTTCACCCCGGACCTACTTCCGGCGGACATCACCGGCACGTCCATCTTCAACCAGAAGACCTCCGAGTTCGAGTTCCGCCCGGGGCCGGTCTTCGCGCAGTTCGTCCTAGCGGATGAGATCAACCGCGCGACCCCCAAGACGCAGTCGAGCCTGCTCGAGTGCATGGAGGAGAGGCAGGTCACGGTGGACGGGACGACGCACCCGCTCCCGTCGCCTTTCTTCGTCATCGCCACCGAGAACAACATCGAGTACCAGGGCACGTATCCGCTCCCGGAAGGACAACTCGACCGGTTCATGGTCCGGCTCTCCGTCGGCTACCCGGACACGGCCCAGGAGTCGCTCATCCTCGACAAGCACGTGCCGGGGCAGCCCCTCTCGAACATGCGCCAAGTCCTGTCCGCGGAAGAGGTGCTGACACTGCAGAGCGCCGTCAAAGACGTCTTCCTGGAGACCTCCCTGCGCGACTACATCGTGGCGGTGGTCGCGGCCACGCGCAATCATCCCAGCATCGCCCTCGGAGCCAGCCCGAGAGGCTCGATCAATCTTTCTCAGTTGTCGCGCTCGCTGGCCTTGATATCCGGCCGGGAATACGTCCTGCCGGACGATGTGAAGACGCTCTCCGGCCCCGTGCTCGCGCACCGCATCATCCTGAAGCCCGAGGCCAGAATGCGCAAGATCGTCCCGGAAGACGTGGTGGCGGAGATTCTCTCGACGGTGCCCGTCCCCGTCGCGTAG
- a CDS encoding metallophosphoesterase family protein, with product MMAERYELNGLAMLVALALAPPLLTLLAFMDWLKSRLTGARRRRWLPRLALAADALLLLCLADGWLIEPHRLTVTRISDTSPKVASGTGELRIAHVSDIHFERNSHSTDRALRTIAREKPDIILLTGDIPQLGPFDRDQLHEWLRRLREIAPVYAVPGYYEDEAVIAGSPISDGVLLASEHMPTEVRGTKIVIQGFGPSDRIHPEQRPKTDGALYVVLDHTPDNIPYAAGLKPDWFFCGHTHGGQVRLPFWGAIITASHTGKRYEYGLYRVGQMQAFVTRGIGLEPRPAPQVRFLCPPEIVVLSIRRSPSGAQ from the coding sequence ATGATGGCTGAACGTTACGAGTTGAATGGTCTGGCGATGCTGGTGGCCCTCGCGCTCGCGCCGCCATTGCTCACGCTCCTCGCGTTCATGGACTGGCTCAAGTCGCGGTTGACCGGCGCTCGCAGGCGAAGATGGCTTCCGAGGCTGGCGCTGGCCGCCGACGCGCTGCTGCTGCTCTGTCTGGCAGATGGGTGGCTCATCGAGCCGCACAGGCTCACCGTCACGCGAATCAGCGACACCTCCCCGAAGGTTGCGTCCGGCACCGGTGAACTCAGAATCGCGCATGTCTCCGATATCCACTTCGAGAGGAATTCGCATTCGACCGACAGGGCGCTCCGGACAATCGCCAGGGAGAAGCCGGACATCATCCTGCTGACCGGCGACATCCCGCAACTCGGGCCGTTTGACCGAGATCAGTTGCACGAATGGCTGAGGCGACTTCGCGAGATCGCCCCTGTGTACGCCGTCCCGGGCTACTACGAGGACGAGGCCGTGATCGCCGGAAGCCCGATCAGCGACGGCGTGCTGCTCGCGTCGGAACACATGCCGACTGAGGTTCGCGGGACGAAGATCGTCATCCAGGGCTTCGGGCCGTCAGACCGCATTCATCCTGAGCAGCGCCCGAAGACCGATGGCGCTCTGTACGTCGTGCTCGACCATACGCCGGACAATATCCCTTACGCCGCTGGGTTGAAGCCCGACTGGTTCTTCTGCGGACACACTCACGGCGGCCAGGTTCGACTGCCGTTCTGGGGCGCGATCATCACGGCGTCGCACACCGGCAAGCGCTATGAGTACGGACTCTATCGCGTTGGACAGATGCAGGCGTTCGTCACTAGAGGGATCGGCCTCGAACCGCGCCCTGCCCCGCAGGTCCGTTTCCTGTGCCCCCCGGAGATTGTCGTGCTGAGCATTCGGAGGTCACCGAGCGGCGCACAGTGA